In one window of Mobiluncus massiliensis DNA:
- the obgE gene encoding GTPase ObgE, translating into MVSFVDYVKIFAQAGAGGNGCASIRREKYKPLAGPDGGAGGHGGSVILRVNPQETTLLPFHHRPHVKAESGQAGMGDYRDGRRGEDLFLDVPQGTVVTSEDGEFLADLDAPDAQLVIARGGVGGMGNYGLASAKRKAPGFALLGEPGEERTVILELKSMADVALVGYPSAGKSSLIAAMSAARPKIADYPFTTLVPNLAVVDNPVARYTVADVPGLIPGAASGKGLGLDFLRHIERCCVIAHVVDLAAWDPEREPLADIKTLERELAHYAKSLDRYRPGRDFLPPLMERQRAIILNKIDVPDGRDMAALMETEIAKLGWPVFTVSATTHEGLKELAFGLAEMVQEYRSQLPEDDSERPVLRPQPKSARPAKTYTIETTTIEGEPGFSIRGEQVERWVKQTDFTNDEAVGYLADRLANVGVEDDLLKAGAHAGDTVVIGDPETGVVFDWEPTLQAGAELLGARGTDSRLYENTRRTNQQRRIDYHAWMDAKKRAREELDAERESGLWNDPGETE; encoded by the coding sequence ATGGTCAGCTTCGTGGATTATGTGAAAATTTTTGCCCAAGCCGGGGCTGGCGGCAACGGCTGTGCCTCCATTCGCCGCGAAAAATACAAGCCGTTGGCGGGCCCGGACGGCGGGGCTGGCGGCCACGGCGGGTCGGTCATTCTGCGCGTCAACCCGCAAGAAACCACCCTGCTACCGTTCCATCATCGCCCGCACGTGAAAGCGGAGAGTGGTCAAGCCGGGATGGGCGACTACCGCGATGGACGTCGCGGTGAGGATCTGTTCCTCGATGTTCCTCAAGGTACGGTCGTCACCAGCGAGGATGGTGAGTTTCTGGCGGACTTAGATGCCCCGGATGCCCAGTTGGTCATCGCGCGCGGCGGGGTGGGAGGCATGGGCAACTACGGCCTGGCCTCCGCGAAACGCAAGGCACCGGGCTTTGCCCTGTTGGGAGAACCTGGTGAAGAACGTACCGTCATTCTGGAACTGAAGTCGATGGCTGACGTGGCTCTGGTGGGATACCCTTCGGCGGGCAAATCCTCGCTGATAGCGGCCATGAGCGCGGCGCGCCCCAAGATTGCCGACTACCCTTTCACGACCCTGGTGCCGAACCTGGCGGTGGTGGATAATCCGGTGGCGCGCTACACCGTGGCGGACGTGCCCGGATTGATTCCCGGCGCGGCCTCGGGCAAAGGTCTGGGGTTGGATTTCTTGCGTCACATCGAACGTTGCTGCGTGATTGCCCACGTGGTGGACTTGGCGGCGTGGGATCCGGAACGTGAACCGCTGGCCGACATCAAGACTTTGGAACGCGAACTCGCGCACTACGCGAAGTCCCTGGACCGCTACCGTCCCGGGAGGGACTTCCTGCCACCCCTGATGGAACGCCAACGCGCCATTATTCTCAACAAAATCGATGTCCCGGACGGGCGAGACATGGCCGCCCTGATGGAAACGGAGATTGCAAAACTCGGCTGGCCGGTCTTTACAGTTTCCGCGACTACTCACGAAGGGTTGAAAGAACTCGCTTTTGGGCTGGCCGAAATGGTCCAGGAATACCGTTCCCAACTGCCCGAGGACGACAGTGAGCGGCCCGTGTTGCGTCCGCAGCCGAAATCAGCGCGCCCCGCCAAGACCTACACCATTGAGACGACCACGATCGAGGGCGAGCCAGGATTCTCTATCCGTGGCGAACAGGTGGAGCGCTGGGTGAAACAGACTGACTTCACTAACGATGAAGCGGTCGGTTACCTGGCCGACCGCCTGGCAAACGTGGGAGTGGAGGACGACCTGCTGAAAGCCGGGGCTCACGCGGGGGATACCGTCGTGATTGGCGACCCCGAAACAGGTGTTGTTTTTGACTGGGAGCCGACCCTGCAAGCCGGAGCGGAACTGCTGGGCGCACGCGGCACGGACTCGCGACTCTACGAAAACACCCGCCGCACCAACCAGCAGCGCCGTATCGACTACCACGCCTGGATGGACGCCAAGAAACGTGCTCGGGAAGAACTGGACGCGGAGCGCGAGTCTGGTCTGTGGAATGACCCCGGGGAAACCGAATAG
- the nadD gene encoding nicotinate-nucleotide adenylyltransferase, whose amino-acid sequence MDSENSAKSNQRRRRIGVMGGTFDPIHHGHLVAASEVQAVFGLDEVIFVPTFMQPFKLGRPVTEAEHRYLMAVIATASNPRFSVSRVDIDRSTTTYTIDTLTDLKAALGDAQLFFITGADAISDIMRWKDIDQLFKLAHFVGVTRPGHSFDPANLPAQHVSLVEVPAMAISSTDCRNRVKSHQPVWYLVPDGVVQYIAKYGLYADDARLQSDSREASYAVPKAALTAAAVNDASPQDGSVMTLSRGGL is encoded by the coding sequence TTGGACTCCGAAAATTCGGCAAAGTCCAATCAGCGTCGGCGTCGTATCGGGGTGATGGGCGGCACTTTTGACCCGATTCACCACGGTCACCTGGTAGCGGCTTCGGAAGTCCAGGCGGTTTTCGGCCTTGACGAGGTCATTTTTGTGCCCACTTTTATGCAGCCATTCAAGCTGGGGCGCCCGGTCACCGAGGCGGAACACCGCTACCTGATGGCGGTGATTGCGACGGCTTCGAATCCGCGGTTTTCGGTGTCCCGCGTGGATATAGACCGATCTACCACGACCTATACGATTGACACTCTGACCGACTTGAAAGCCGCTTTAGGAGATGCGCAACTATTCTTTATCACCGGAGCTGACGCGATTTCTGACATTATGCGCTGGAAAGACATCGACCAGCTGTTTAAACTGGCGCACTTCGTGGGGGTAACTCGCCCCGGACATTCCTTTGATCCCGCTAACCTTCCGGCACAGCATGTCTCTTTGGTTGAGGTTCCGGCCATGGCAATCAGCTCAACCGACTGTCGGAATCGGGTAAAATCGCACCAACCGGTGTGGTACTTGGTACCCGACGGTGTTGTTCAATATATTGCTAAATACGGACTCTATGCCGATGATGCGCGACTGCAGTCGGATTCGCGGGAGGCGTCATACGCCGTCCCTAAGGCGGCTTTGACGGCGGCAGCGGTCAACGATGCATCGCCGCAAGACGGATCCGTGATGACCTTGTCGAGAGGGGGACTGTGA
- the rsfS gene encoding ribosome silencing factor, whose protein sequence is MSADAKSIELAIAAGQAAKSKKATEVIALDVSERLVLTDMFVLATGNNDRQVRAIVDAVDEAMTKAGLKLLRREGLEQAHWVLLDYGMIVVHVQQEDDRQFYALERLWADAPLIEVPDSEAPAAQSDSPAPSSPAAPTPEPVSPLDLIGEDFS, encoded by the coding sequence ATGAGTGCTGACGCCAAGTCCATCGAACTCGCCATAGCAGCAGGTCAAGCAGCAAAATCGAAGAAGGCCACGGAGGTTATCGCCCTGGACGTTTCCGAACGCCTGGTGCTGACCGACATGTTTGTGCTGGCTACGGGCAATAACGACCGTCAGGTGCGGGCCATTGTCGACGCTGTTGACGAGGCAATGACGAAAGCTGGTTTAAAGTTGCTGCGTCGTGAGGGTCTGGAGCAGGCTCATTGGGTTTTGCTCGATTACGGGATGATTGTGGTGCATGTCCAGCAAGAGGACGACCGACAGTTTTACGCGTTGGAACGTTTGTGGGCCGATGCGCCCCTGATTGAGGTGCCCGATTCGGAAGCGCCAGCTGCTCAGAGTGACAGTCCCGCTCCGTCCAGCCCCGCTGCGCCGACGCCTGAACCCGTCTCTCCGTTGGACCTCATCGGCGAGGACTTTTCATAG
- a CDS encoding histidine phosphatase family protein, which yields MTKTLVMWRHGQTDYNKQHRIQGQIDIPLNETGIAQAQDAAVGLARLPFTRVVSSPLGRALDTAHALADRLGLSVEVDERLMERAFGAWEGLNATEIKAGWPDDFTSWRDFGDPDPATTNVEPRREVGQRVSQAYRDWADKIADGETILFVSHGSATSQGIVTLLGHDPARWHGLRGLDNCHWAVIQSEHREPYWRIDSYNVGVSDTAING from the coding sequence ATGACGAAAACCTTGGTGATGTGGCGGCATGGACAAACCGATTACAACAAGCAGCACCGGATTCAGGGACAGATTGACATTCCCCTCAATGAAACGGGCATAGCGCAGGCCCAAGACGCTGCAGTTGGGTTAGCTCGTTTGCCTTTCACAAGGGTAGTCTCCTCGCCTTTGGGTCGCGCCCTAGACACTGCCCACGCGCTGGCCGACCGGCTCGGCTTGTCTGTGGAAGTCGACGAACGCCTGATGGAACGGGCTTTTGGGGCTTGGGAGGGGCTCAACGCCACGGAAATCAAGGCGGGCTGGCCCGATGATTTCACCTCGTGGCGCGATTTTGGCGACCCTGACCCAGCGACTACCAACGTGGAGCCACGCCGCGAGGTCGGCCAGCGAGTGTCTCAGGCTTACCGCGACTGGGCTGACAAAATTGCTGATGGCGAAACGATTTTGTTCGTTTCCCACGGGTCTGCCACCTCGCAGGGGATCGTGACTTTGCTGGGACACGACCCGGCCCGGTGGCATGGCCTGCGCGGTTTGGACAACTGCCATTGGGCGGTGATTCAGTCCGAGCACCGCGAGCCGTACTGGCGGATTGATTCGTATAACGTGGGCGTGTCCGACACCGCAATTAATGGGTAG
- a CDS encoding sodium:proton antiporter, translated as MKKKNARTRHWLLLTAVGLLLAAICFAVLGVTHVISPVTAIGNVAGFLITSLVVGVLAVRK; from the coding sequence ATGAAAAAGAAAAATGCGCGAACGCGCCACTGGCTGCTGTTGACAGCAGTTGGACTGTTGCTTGCGGCTATCTGTTTTGCTGTTCTCGGGGTCACGCATGTGATTTCACCGGTTACCGCTATCGGAAATGTCGCCGGTTTCCTGATTACCAGCCTGGTTGTAGGGGTTCTCGCGGTGCGTAAATGA
- a CDS encoding alpha/beta hydrolase: MSDIPKVVFLHGLGETCEVWNPVVKQLAQTECAAPEVLKVNSPMADWSLEGISNEIADTLTEPVHLVGLSLGAVIALQIAITHPDKVVSLFISAPQAKLPKLFMSLQRVLMRILPAKWVCPPQLSKAELFGVLDSLKYLDLIPQLPALQMPVTVVCGSRDKANLPASRKIAGLIPEARFAVVPGVGHQWHVTHPQLFAEYLQHGGIGQALTQQHNP, from the coding sequence ATGAGTGATATTCCCAAAGTTGTATTCTTGCACGGGTTGGGTGAGACCTGTGAGGTGTGGAATCCTGTAGTCAAGCAGCTGGCGCAAACCGAGTGCGCAGCTCCCGAGGTTTTAAAAGTGAATTCTCCGATGGCTGACTGGTCATTAGAGGGTATAAGTAACGAGATTGCTGATACGCTCACGGAACCTGTTCACTTGGTCGGGCTCTCACTAGGTGCAGTGATAGCTTTACAGATTGCCATCACTCACCCTGACAAGGTCGTTTCGCTGTTTATTTCCGCTCCTCAAGCCAAGCTGCCCAAACTGTTCATGAGCCTGCAGCGTGTGCTGATGCGAATTTTGCCCGCAAAGTGGGTCTGCCCACCGCAACTGAGTAAAGCTGAGCTTTTCGGTGTACTCGATAGCTTGAAATATTTAGACCTCATTCCACAGCTGCCAGCTTTGCAAATGCCGGTAACTGTGGTTTGCGGTAGCAGAGATAAAGCGAACCTGCCGGCGTCGCGTAAAATCGCTGGGCTTATTCCTGAGGCTCGCTTCGCGGTCGTTCCGGGTGTGGGGCATCAGTGGCACGTTACGCATCCTCAACTATTTGCCGAATACCTGCAGCATGGAGGGATCGGTCAAGCACTAACCCAACAGCACAATCCCTAA
- a CDS encoding type II toxin-antitoxin system VapC family toxin has product MPGKYLAVIDTSILVSLFLNETADDHANRAEQIVNENRETLVLPSLVVLEIIANSDLKLAQSLDAQARNEAVRETLRKLAKLKLRTVDLTPKVARLAARLIPDCNIKAPDAVVVATAQAFGIPTVYTWDQKLINATSKLGEITKVAEPPIIAQPTLGI; this is encoded by the coding sequence ATGCCTGGTAAATACTTAGCAGTAATCGACACCAGCATACTTGTCTCACTATTCCTCAATGAGACCGCAGACGATCACGCCAATCGAGCCGAACAGATCGTCAACGAAAACAGAGAGACACTGGTCCTACCGTCCCTTGTCGTTCTTGAAATCATTGCCAACAGCGACTTGAAACTTGCACAATCATTGGATGCCCAGGCAAGGAATGAAGCCGTGCGGGAGACTCTCCGCAAACTCGCCAAGCTAAAACTTCGTACGGTCGACTTGACGCCAAAAGTCGCAAGACTAGCCGCGAGACTGATTCCCGATTGCAACATTAAAGCTCCCGATGCGGTAGTGGTCGCAACCGCCCAGGCATTCGGAATCCCTACTGTCTATACATGGGACCAGAAACTGATTAACGCTACCTCGAAACTTGGCGAAATTACTAAGGTCGCGGAACCGCCAATCATTGCCCAGCCTACCTTGGGCATCTGA
- a CDS encoding AbrB/MazE/SpoVT family DNA-binding domain-containing protein: MELAKITSKGQITIPVSVRRKLGVKDGDKVMFLDEGQGVVMVNASVQALIEAQAGFAGVADRLGIKTEQDVVDMVKEVRRERAAESVKAGVTK; the protein is encoded by the coding sequence ATGGAGCTGGCAAAGATTACTTCAAAGGGCCAAATCACCATTCCGGTTTCGGTTCGCCGTAAACTCGGGGTTAAAGACGGCGACAAAGTAATGTTCCTTGACGAGGGGCAGGGCGTAGTCATGGTCAACGCCTCGGTACAAGCCCTTATCGAGGCTCAGGCTGGCTTCGCTGGTGTGGCCGACCGGCTCGGCATCAAGACCGAGCAAGATGTTGTGGACATGGTCAAAGAAGTTCGTCGCGAACGTGCCGCTGAAAGCGTCAAGGCTGGCGTAACCAAATGA
- a CDS encoding putative toxin-antitoxin system toxin component, PIN family: MRIMLDTNVLISMVFFPTSRFRDMVRFITEAHQMVIPSYVIDELTEVALRKFPDKTESLDHFLERLSYELTYTPLHIPKDLFAIRDPNDYPVLYCATHDDIDILITGDKDFADLGLERPEIMTPTEFIEQYLSKKGGSKRDVKP, from the coding sequence ATGAGGATAATGCTGGACACCAATGTCCTCATCTCGATGGTTTTCTTTCCAACCTCACGGTTTCGCGACATGGTGCGATTCATTACCGAGGCACACCAGATGGTCATTCCGTCTTATGTAATCGATGAACTCACGGAAGTCGCCTTACGTAAGTTTCCGGACAAGACGGAAAGCTTGGACCACTTCCTGGAGAGGCTCAGCTACGAGCTAACCTACACGCCGCTGCACATCCCGAAGGACTTGTTTGCGATTCGTGACCCCAACGACTACCCAGTTCTGTATTGCGCGACGCACGACGACATCGACATCCTGATTACCGGCGATAAAGACTTCGCAGACCTTGGCCTAGAGCGTCCCGAAATCATGACCCCAACGGAGTTCATTGAGCAGTACCTGAGCAAAAAGGGCGGCTCTAAGAGGGACGTGAAACCATAG